The following are from one region of the Phormidium sp. PBR-2020 genome:
- a CDS encoding LOG family protein, with amino-acid sequence MSSPQQIPGQGPDPTPEQHFEFLSQEISHLVGELPSHEHWKWISRSLSTLVNLAKYDTDRLDWKIVSHSLKDMERGLEVFRPYRHVRKIAIFGSARTASDRPEYHLAREFARRLAEYGFMVITGAGGGIMAAGNEGAGTENSFGLNIQLPFEQTSNPYIQDDPKLVDFKYFFTRKLFFLKESDAIALFPGGFGTMDEAFETITLMQTGKYGPAPLVLIDRPGGDYWYGWQNYLKTCLLENGTISEEDLSLYSITDNVETACQMIRDFYRTYHSSRYVGDRLIIRLKSPLSDEALQCLNDDYQDILTRGKIERTAPLPEELRQEGHILPRLALYFNQKNFGRLYQMIRFLNSLDQQTEERQHPESK; translated from the coding sequence ATGTCATCTCCTCAACAGATCCCTGGACAAGGCCCTGATCCAACCCCGGAACAACATTTCGAGTTTCTCTCCCAGGAAATTTCTCATTTAGTTGGGGAACTGCCCAGCCACGAGCATTGGAAGTGGATTTCTCGCTCACTCTCGACTCTAGTTAACCTGGCTAAGTACGACACCGATCGCCTCGACTGGAAGATTGTCAGCCATTCCCTCAAAGATATGGAACGGGGCCTAGAAGTTTTCAGGCCCTATCGTCATGTGCGTAAGATTGCCATCTTCGGCTCGGCCCGAACCGCCAGCGATCGCCCAGAATATCACCTAGCGCGAGAGTTTGCTCGCCGCTTAGCTGAATACGGCTTCATGGTCATCACCGGGGCCGGCGGAGGCATTATGGCGGCAGGCAACGAGGGCGCGGGAACAGAAAATTCTTTTGGCTTAAACATCCAGCTTCCCTTTGAGCAAACCTCCAATCCTTATATCCAAGACGATCCGAAGCTGGTTGACTTCAAATACTTCTTTACCCGCAAACTCTTTTTCCTCAAAGAAAGCGATGCCATTGCCCTGTTCCCCGGCGGCTTTGGAACCATGGACGAAGCCTTTGAGACGATCACCCTCATGCAAACCGGGAAATATGGTCCCGCGCCCCTGGTTCTCATCGATCGCCCCGGCGGGGACTATTGGTATGGTTGGCAAAACTATCTCAAAACCTGCTTACTGGAGAACGGAACCATCAGCGAAGAGGATTTAAGTCTGTACAGCATCACCGACAATGTCGAGACGGCCTGTCAGATGATCCGGGATTTTTATCGCACCTACCATTCCAGCCGCTATGTGGGCGATCGCCTAATCATTCGTCTCAAGTCTCCCCTATCCGACGAAGCCCTGCAATGTCTCAATGACGATTATCAGGATATCCTGACCCGAGGCAAGATTGAGCGGACGGCTCCCTTGCCCGAAGAACTACGGCAGGAGGGGCACATCCTACCTCGTCTGGCTCTGTACTTCAACCAAAAGAACTTCGGCCGCCTCTATCAGATGATTCGCTTCCTCAACAGTTTGGATCAGCAAACAGAGGAACGGCAGCATCCTGAGAGTAAATAG
- the trxA gene encoding thioredoxin produces the protein MSATAEVSDASFKNDVLESELPVLVDFWAPWCGPCRMVGPVVEEIAQQYEGKVKVVKLNTDDNPEVASKYGIRSIPTLMIFKDGQRVDMVVGAVPKTTLANTLEKYL, from the coding sequence ATGTCAGCAACCGCCGAGGTTTCAGACGCCAGCTTTAAAAACGACGTTTTAGAAAGCGAACTGCCTGTTCTGGTTGACTTTTGGGCCCCTTGGTGCGGACCCTGTCGGATGGTCGGCCCTGTAGTTGAAGAGATCGCCCAACAGTATGAGGGTAAAGTGAAGGTCGTCAAGCTGAACACCGACGACAATCCCGAAGTAGCCAGCAAATATGGGATTCGCAGTATTCCCACGCTGATGATTTTTAAAGATGGACAGCGCGTGGATATGGTCGTTGGCGCCGTCCCCAAAACCACATTGGCGAACACCCTCGAAAAGTATCTCTAG